A stretch of Paenibacillus mucilaginosus 3016 DNA encodes these proteins:
- a CDS encoding glycoside hydrolase family 127 protein produces MTLSTSGQQNSSSIRIQDAFWNKFTELVRDTVIPYQWEALNDRIPGAEPSYAIRNFRIAAGLEEGEFGGMVFQDSDVAKWLEAVGYSLANHPDPELERTADEVIELIAKAQHENGYLNTYYTIKEPGGQWTNLHEAHELYCAGHMMEAAVAYYEATGKRRLLEVMCRFADYMESVFGREPGKLRGYDGHQEIELALVKLYGATGEERYLKLAQFFIDERGTEPNFLVEECRQRDGYSHWAKKKLPIPTAEQMAYNQAHKPVRQQDTAVGHSVRAVYMYTAMADLARLTGDAELLEACRRLWDNTTKKQMYITGGIGSTHHGEAFSFDYDLPNDTVYAETCASIGLIFFARRMLQLEAKSEYADVLERALYNNVIGSMSQDGKHYFYVNPLEVWPKASEQNPGRHHVKAVRQPWFGCSCCPPNVARLLSSLNDYIYSASAGENTVYTHLFIGSEASFKLAAGQVALKQESRLPWEGCARFELTAVPEAPVTLALRIPSWSGGRAELRINGAAEAYEVENGYAVVTRRWTAGDVVEWAPALQAQLTAAHPEIRANAGRAVIERGPLVYCLEETDNGSPLASLSIRPDTPLGSEYVTDLLGGAVVIEAEGFREEQDSWQADTPYRPLAVRRPAEPVKLKAVPYYLWGNRQPGEMTVWIRTQGQ; encoded by the coding sequence ATGACTCTGTCAACGAGCGGTCAGCAGAACAGCAGCAGCATACGCATACAGGATGCCTTTTGGAACAAGTTCACGGAGCTGGTGCGGGACACGGTGATTCCCTATCAATGGGAGGCGCTGAATGACCGGATTCCGGGGGCTGAACCCAGCTATGCGATCCGCAACTTCCGGATTGCCGCGGGGCTGGAGGAGGGCGAATTCGGGGGCATGGTCTTCCAGGACAGCGATGTGGCGAAGTGGCTGGAGGCTGTCGGCTATTCGCTGGCGAACCACCCGGACCCGGAGCTGGAGCGGACGGCCGACGAGGTGATCGAGCTGATCGCGAAGGCGCAGCACGAGAACGGGTATCTTAATACATACTATACGATCAAGGAGCCGGGCGGGCAGTGGACGAATCTTCACGAGGCGCATGAGCTGTACTGCGCCGGCCATATGATGGAAGCCGCGGTGGCCTATTATGAGGCCACGGGCAAGCGGCGGCTGCTGGAGGTCATGTGCCGGTTCGCCGACTATATGGAAAGCGTTTTCGGTCGCGAGCCCGGCAAGCTGCGGGGCTATGACGGACACCAGGAGATTGAGCTTGCGCTGGTGAAGCTGTACGGGGCCACCGGCGAGGAGCGGTATCTGAAGCTCGCCCAGTTCTTCATCGACGAGCGGGGGACGGAGCCGAACTTCCTGGTGGAGGAATGCAGGCAGCGAGACGGCTACAGTCACTGGGCGAAGAAGAAACTCCCGATCCCGACGGCCGAGCAGATGGCGTACAACCAGGCGCACAAGCCGGTCCGCCAGCAGGACACGGCCGTCGGGCACTCGGTCCGCGCGGTGTACATGTACACGGCCATGGCTGATCTGGCCCGGCTGACAGGCGATGCGGAGCTGCTCGAAGCGTGCCGGCGCCTCTGGGACAACACGACGAAGAAGCAGATGTACATCACGGGCGGCATCGGCTCCACGCATCACGGCGAGGCGTTCTCCTTCGATTACGACCTGCCGAACGATACGGTGTATGCGGAAACCTGCGCATCGATCGGGCTGATCTTCTTCGCCCGCCGGATGCTGCAGCTCGAGGCGAAGAGCGAGTATGCGGACGTGCTCGAGCGTGCGCTGTACAACAATGTCATCGGCAGTATGTCGCAGGACGGCAAACATTATTTCTATGTGAATCCGCTGGAGGTTTGGCCGAAGGCGTCCGAGCAGAACCCGGGGCGCCATCATGTCAAAGCCGTCCGCCAGCCCTGGTTCGGCTGCTCCTGCTGTCCGCCCAATGTGGCGCGTCTGCTGAGCTCCTTGAACGACTATATTTACTCGGCTTCCGCAGGGGAGAATACCGTGTATACGCACCTGTTCATCGGCAGCGAAGCGAGCTTCAAGCTGGCTGCCGGGCAGGTGGCGCTGAAGCAGGAATCCCGCCTGCCGTGGGAGGGCTGCGCCCGGTTCGAGCTCACCGCCGTGCCGGAGGCGCCGGTCACCCTGGCGCTGCGGATCCCCTCGTGGAGCGGCGGCCGCGCCGAGTTGCGAATCAATGGCGCTGCCGAGGCGTACGAGGTGGAGAACGGCTATGCGGTGGTCACCCGGCGGTGGACGGCGGGAGATGTGGTGGAATGGGCGCCCGCGCTGCAGGCGCAGCTGACGGCTGCGCATCCTGAGATCCGCGCCAATGCGGGGAGGGCGGTCATCGAACGGGGGCCGCTGGTGTACTGCCTGGAGGAGACGGACAACGGAAGCCCGCTGGCTTCACTGTCGATCCGGCCCGATACCCCGCTGGGAAGCGAATACGTGACGGATCTGCTCGGCGGAGCGGTCGTGATCGAGGCGGAGGGCTTCCGTGAGGAGCAGGACTCCTGGCAGGCCGATACGCCGTACCGCCCGCTGGCCGTTCGCCGGCCGGCCGAGCCCGTGAAGCTGAAGGCGGTGCCGTACTATCTCTGGGGCAACCGTCAGCCCGGCGAGATGACCGTCTGGATCCGTACACAGGGGCAGTAG
- a CDS encoding helix-turn-helix transcriptional regulator has protein sequence MKRGRPKRPPPLPGSLAEKTEAYLRQHYQADVTNQSLAAALHFHPNYIVRSMKEIYHCTPMEYLHQYRLEQAKLLLIKTEWPVAQIAERVGFHYAPYFSSCFKQYIGITPLRFRKQYSP, from the coding sequence TTGAAGAGGGGCAGGCCGAAGAGGCCGCCTCCCCTTCCCGGAAGCCTGGCGGAGAAGACGGAAGCGTATCTCCGCCAGCATTACCAGGCGGACGTGACGAACCAGTCGCTTGCCGCCGCCCTTCATTTTCACCCGAACTATATCGTCCGCTCAATGAAAGAAATCTACCACTGCACGCCGATGGAATACCTGCATCAGTACCGGCTCGAGCAGGCCAAGCTGCTGCTGATCAAGACGGAGTGGCCGGTCGCCCAGATCGCCGAACGCGTAGGCTTCCACTACGCGCCCTATTTCTCGAGCTGCTTCAAGCAGTACATCGGCATAACCCCGCTGCGCTTCCGCAAGCAGTACTCTCCTTGA